A single window of Inmirania thermothiophila DNA harbors:
- a CDS encoding TetR/AcrR family transcriptional regulator translates to MARSGPEETRARLLDAAERILAEEGFAAASLRRITRAAGTNLAAVHYHFGAKAGLVEAVFRRRLEPLNRARLEALERLERAGTAPGVRDLLLALIAPALRMGRDPATGGARFMRLLGRAYVEPDPQVRALLHGLYGEVRERYFAAFTRALPGLPREELAWRLHFVLGTIAYAMAGSDALELVTTCDWVDPDDVEALGARLIPFLEAGLRAPLDRGEEARGT, encoded by the coding sequence GTGGCGCGGTCCGGGCCGGAGGAGACGCGGGCGCGGCTGCTCGATGCCGCCGAGCGCATCCTCGCCGAGGAGGGCTTCGCGGCGGCGAGCCTGCGCCGCATCACCCGCGCCGCGGGGACCAACCTCGCCGCCGTCCACTACCACTTCGGGGCCAAGGCGGGCCTCGTCGAGGCCGTCTTCCGGCGCCGGCTCGAGCCCCTCAACCGCGCCCGCCTCGAGGCGCTCGAGCGCCTCGAGCGCGCGGGCACCGCGCCCGGCGTGCGGGACCTGCTCCTTGCCCTCATCGCGCCGGCGCTGCGCATGGGGCGCGATCCCGCGACCGGGGGCGCCCGCTTCATGCGGCTGCTGGGGCGGGCCTACGTGGAGCCGGACCCGCAGGTGCGGGCGCTGCTGCACGGGCTCTACGGCGAGGTGCGCGAGCGCTACTTCGCCGCCTTCACGCGGGCCCTGCCGGGTCTGCCGCGGGAGGAGCTCGCCTGGCGGCTGCACTTCGTGCTCGGCACCATCGCCTACGCCATGGCCGGCTCCGATGCCCTGGAGCTGGTCACCACCTGCGACTGGGTCGATCCCGACGACGTGGAGGCGCTCGGCGCGCGGCTGATCCCGTTTCTCGAGGCCGGCCTCCGCGCCCCCCTTGACAGGGGCGAGGAGGCCCGTGGAACATGA